In one Pseudarthrobacter sp. NBSH8 genomic region, the following are encoded:
- a CDS encoding homoserine dehydrogenase: protein MTELRTLKVALLGCGNVGAQVARILIEDADALAARSGARLQLSGIAVRNVNAKRDVDLPQDLFTTDADTLVKDADLVIELMGGIEPARTLILSALRNGACVVTGNKALLAQDGPTLYEEADKAGVQLSYEAAVAGAIPILRPIRDSLAGDRITRVLGIVNGTTNFILDQMDSTGAQFADALAEAQRLGYAEADPTADVEGQDAAAKAAILASLSFHTRFALENVHCEGITSVSAADIAAAKDAGFVIKLLAIAEKLTDADGGEGVSVRVHPTLLPREHPLAAVRGAFNAVFIEAENAGELMFYGQGAGGTPTASAVLGDLVSAARRIVLGGPGRTETTTGHVPALPIDAVMTSYYIGLDVADQPGVLARIAQLFAEHGVSIEIMRQTIHRDAESNVESAELRIVTHRASEAALAATVEAVKGLDVINSVTSVLRVEGV from the coding sequence ATGACTGAATTGCGAACCCTGAAAGTAGCCCTCCTGGGCTGTGGCAACGTTGGGGCCCAGGTCGCGCGGATTCTCATTGAGGACGCAGACGCCCTCGCCGCCCGTTCCGGGGCGCGCCTGCAGCTCAGCGGGATCGCGGTGCGCAACGTCAATGCCAAGCGCGATGTGGACCTGCCGCAGGATCTCTTCACCACCGACGCCGACACCCTGGTCAAGGACGCCGACCTGGTGATCGAGCTGATGGGCGGGATCGAGCCTGCCCGCACGCTGATTCTCTCCGCGCTGCGCAACGGTGCCTGCGTTGTCACCGGCAACAAGGCTCTGCTCGCCCAGGACGGCCCCACCCTCTACGAAGAGGCCGACAAGGCCGGCGTGCAGCTGTCCTACGAAGCCGCCGTGGCCGGTGCCATCCCCATCCTGCGCCCCATCCGGGACAGCCTGGCCGGTGACCGCATCACCCGGGTGCTGGGCATTGTCAATGGCACCACTAACTTCATCCTGGACCAGATGGACTCAACCGGCGCCCAGTTCGCGGACGCCCTCGCCGAAGCCCAGCGCCTCGGTTACGCGGAAGCAGACCCCACCGCCGACGTCGAAGGCCAGGATGCCGCAGCCAAGGCCGCCATCCTGGCCTCGCTGTCTTTCCACACACGCTTCGCCCTGGAGAACGTCCACTGCGAGGGCATCACCTCCGTCAGCGCCGCCGACATCGCCGCGGCCAAGGACGCCGGTTTTGTCATCAAACTGCTGGCCATCGCCGAAAAGCTCACCGATGCCGACGGCGGAGAAGGCGTCTCCGTGCGCGTGCACCCCACGCTGCTGCCGCGCGAGCACCCGCTGGCCGCCGTCCGTGGCGCGTTCAACGCGGTCTTTATTGAGGCGGAAAACGCCGGCGAGCTGATGTTCTACGGCCAGGGTGCCGGCGGAACTCCGACGGCATCTGCCGTGCTGGGTGACCTCGTTTCGGCCGCCCGCCGCATTGTGCTGGGTGGTCCCGGCCGCACGGAGACCACCACGGGCCACGTCCCCGCGCTGCCCATCGACGCGGTCATGACCAGCTACTACATCGGCCTGGATGTGGCTGACCAGCCCGGCGTGCTGGCCCGGATCGCTCAGCTCTTTGCGGAGCATGGCGTGTCCATCGAAATCATGCGGCAGACCATCCACCGGGACGCAGAGTCCAACGTGGAGTCGGCCGAATTGCGGATCGTTACGCACCGCGCATCAGAGGCTGCCCTCGCAGCCACCGTCGAGGCCGTCAAAGGCCTGGACGTCATCAATTCAGTAACATCCGTTCTGCGGGTAGAAGGAGTCTAA
- the prfA gene encoding peptide chain release factor 1 produces the protein MFESVQGLLDEHDAIQAQLGDPAVYADQRLARKLGRRSAQLNGIVEAYNKWHALEDDLAAAREMASEDPEFAAEVPVLEAALEQASAKLRRLLIPRDPDDARNVILEVKGGEGGDEAALFAGDLLRMYTRYAESRGWKTELISANESDLGGYKDVQMAVKGSSNDPAEGVYARLKFEGGVHRVQRVPVTESQGRIHTSAAGVLVLPEVDEPEELDINQNDLKIDVYRSSGPGGQSVNTTDSAVRITHLPTGIVVAMQNEKSQLQNREAGMRVLRARILAHQQEIIDAENSAQRKSQIRTMDRSERIRTYNYPENRIADHRTGYKAYNLDQVMNGDLEPVIQSAIEMDEQARLDAIGD, from the coding sequence ATGTTTGAGTCCGTACAGGGCCTGCTTGATGAGCATGATGCTATCCAGGCGCAGCTTGGTGACCCTGCTGTTTATGCTGACCAGCGGCTGGCCCGGAAGCTGGGGCGGCGGTCCGCGCAGCTCAATGGCATCGTGGAGGCATACAACAAGTGGCATGCCCTGGAGGACGACCTCGCCGCGGCCAGGGAAATGGCCTCGGAGGACCCTGAATTTGCTGCCGAAGTTCCCGTGCTGGAGGCAGCGCTGGAGCAGGCTTCCGCGAAGCTGCGCAGGCTCCTCATCCCGCGGGATCCTGACGACGCCCGCAACGTGATCCTCGAGGTCAAGGGCGGTGAAGGTGGCGACGAAGCCGCACTGTTCGCCGGCGACCTCCTGCGGATGTACACACGGTACGCGGAATCCCGCGGCTGGAAGACTGAACTCATCTCAGCCAACGAATCCGATCTCGGTGGCTACAAGGACGTCCAGATGGCCGTCAAGGGCAGCTCGAACGATCCCGCCGAAGGTGTCTACGCACGGCTCAAGTTCGAAGGCGGCGTCCACCGTGTTCAGCGTGTGCCCGTCACGGAATCCCAAGGCCGCATCCACACCTCTGCCGCCGGTGTCCTGGTCCTCCCCGAGGTCGATGAGCCCGAAGAGCTGGACATCAACCAGAACGATCTCAAGATCGACGTCTACCGATCTTCGGGTCCCGGTGGCCAGTCCGTGAACACCACGGACTCCGCTGTCCGTATCACCCACCTCCCCACCGGCATCGTGGTGGCCATGCAGAACGAGAAATCCCAGCTGCAGAACCGCGAAGCAGGCATGCGCGTGCTCCGTGCCCGAATCCTTGCGCACCAGCAGGAAATCATCGACGCCGAGAACTCTGCCCAGCGTAAGTCCCAGATCCGCACCATGGACCGTTCCGAGCGCATCCGCACGTACAACTACCCGGAAAACCGGATAGCGGACCACCGCACCGGCTATAAGGCATACAACCTGGACCAGGTCATGAACGGTGACCTGGAACCGGTCATTCAGTCCGCCATCGAGATGGACGAACAGGCACGCCTGGACGCCATCGGCGACTAG
- the rho gene encoding transcription termination factor Rho, producing MTETTELSSAVEPSTSAAGSSTAAPAKSSGLAGLKLAQLQALASQLGISGGSRMRKGDLVTAISAHRAGTSASKAPAKAAEKATENHVAPAAAAPVAAASETSGAPAAEGTRARGRGRSRRAVSDGVVTAPAAAAAVEAPAAAPAEAPASAPVEAAAEGERRQPRTRNRRRGDAAGTSTQAEETEAPAEQPAAEQRQADRTETQRADSQATEAGDVQRAERRESGRTRGARDTAARDTTARETSARESTSRDTSARETTDGGRDNAGSRDAGQRDGARRDDNRDNTRDNARDGDDADGGSRRNRRNRRDRNDRNDRSGGGQDSRDNSRNDRNDRFRDRNDRRRGRTQGPDVDDVEVTEDDVLLPVAGILDVLENYAFIRTSGYLPGPNDVYVSLAQVKKYNLRKGDACVGAIRAPREGEDRSQQTARQKFNALVRVTSVNGKTPEELKDRVEFAKLVPLYPSERLRLETDPKKIGPRVIDLVAPIGKGQRGLIVSPPKAGKTLILQSIANAITINNPEVHLMMVLVDERPEEVTDMQRTVKGEVIASTFDRPADDHTTVAELSIERAKRLVEMGMDVVVLLDSMTRLGRAYNLAAPASGRILSGGVDSAALYPPKRFFGAARNIENGGSLTILATALVETGSKMDEVIFEEFKGTGNMELRLSRQLADKRIFPAVDVNASGTRREENLLSPEEVKIMWKLRRVLSGLETQQSLELLTNKIRETGSNVEFLMQVQKTTLGAKSDNDK from the coding sequence GTGACCGAAACCACTGAGCTGTCTTCAGCTGTGGAACCATCAACTTCTGCTGCCGGATCGTCAACGGCCGCACCCGCCAAGAGCAGTGGCCTCGCCGGCCTTAAGCTCGCCCAGCTGCAGGCACTTGCCAGCCAGCTGGGGATTTCCGGTGGATCCCGCATGCGTAAGGGGGATCTGGTGACCGCCATTTCCGCCCATCGTGCAGGCACGTCAGCCAGCAAGGCTCCGGCCAAGGCTGCCGAAAAGGCGACCGAAAACCACGTGGCGCCGGCCGCCGCCGCACCGGTGGCTGCCGCAAGCGAAACCTCGGGGGCTCCGGCCGCTGAGGGGACCCGTGCACGTGGCCGTGGACGCAGCCGCCGCGCTGTCAGCGACGGAGTAGTTACGGCACCCGCCGCGGCAGCTGCCGTCGAAGCTCCGGCCGCTGCACCCGCTGAGGCTCCGGCGTCGGCGCCCGTCGAGGCCGCCGCTGAAGGGGAACGCCGCCAGCCGCGTACCCGCAACCGCCGCCGCGGCGATGCGGCAGGCACGTCAACGCAGGCAGAAGAAACTGAGGCTCCGGCCGAGCAGCCCGCCGCTGAACAGCGCCAGGCTGATCGCACCGAAACGCAGCGTGCCGATTCCCAGGCTACCGAAGCAGGCGACGTCCAGCGTGCTGAACGCCGTGAGAGCGGCCGCACCCGTGGCGCCCGTGACACCGCAGCCCGGGACACCACCGCCCGTGAAACCTCTGCCCGCGAGAGCACGTCTCGTGACACCAGCGCCCGCGAGACCACCGATGGTGGCCGCGACAACGCAGGCAGCCGCGACGCCGGCCAGCGTGATGGTGCCCGCCGCGATGACAACCGCGATAACACCCGCGACAACGCTCGCGATGGCGACGACGCTGACGGCGGAAGCCGCCGGAACCGCCGCAACCGCAGGGACCGGAACGATCGCAATGACCGCTCCGGTGGCGGCCAGGACAGCCGGGACAACTCCCGCAACGACCGTAACGACCGTTTCCGCGACCGGAACGACCGCCGTCGGGGACGCACCCAGGGACCGGACGTCGACGACGTCGAGGTCACTGAGGACGACGTCTTGCTGCCCGTCGCCGGCATCCTGGACGTGCTGGAGAACTACGCGTTCATCCGCACGTCCGGCTACCTGCCGGGCCCGAACGACGTCTACGTCTCGCTGGCGCAGGTCAAGAAATACAACTTGCGCAAGGGCGACGCCTGCGTCGGTGCCATTCGTGCTCCGCGCGAAGGCGAAGACCGGAGCCAGCAGACCGCACGCCAGAAGTTCAACGCCCTGGTCCGTGTCACGTCCGTCAACGGAAAGACGCCGGAAGAGCTCAAGGACCGCGTCGAATTCGCCAAGCTGGTTCCGCTGTACCCGTCCGAGCGCCTGCGCCTCGAGACGGATCCCAAGAAGATCGGCCCCCGCGTCATCGACCTGGTTGCCCCGATCGGCAAGGGCCAGCGCGGTCTGATCGTCTCCCCGCCGAAGGCCGGCAAGACGCTCATCCTGCAGTCCATCGCCAACGCCATCACCATCAATAATCCTGAAGTCCACCTCATGATGGTGCTCGTTGACGAGCGTCCCGAAGAAGTCACGGACATGCAGCGCACGGTCAAGGGTGAGGTCATTGCTTCTACCTTCGACCGTCCCGCCGATGACCACACCACCGTTGCCGAGCTCTCCATCGAACGCGCCAAGCGCCTCGTGGAAATGGGCATGGACGTGGTGGTCCTCCTGGACTCCATGACCCGCCTGGGCCGCGCCTACAACCTGGCAGCACCGGCCTCCGGCCGAATCCTGTCCGGTGGTGTCGACTCCGCCGCGCTGTACCCGCCGAAGCGTTTCTTCGGTGCAGCCCGCAACATCGAAAACGGCGGCTCGCTGACCATCCTGGCAACCGCTCTCGTGGAGACCGGTTCCAAGATGGACGAGGTCATCTTCGAAGAGTTCAAGGGCACCGGCAACATGGAGCTCCGCCTTTCCCGCCAGCTGGCGGACAAGCGCATCTTCCCGGCTGTGGATGTCAACGCGTCCGGCACACGCCGCGAAGAGAACCTGCTTTCCCCCGAGGAAGTCAAGATCATGTGGAAGCTGCGCCGCGTCCTTTCCGGACTCGAAACGCAGCAGAGCCTTGAACTGCTGACCAACAAGATCCGGGAGACCGGGAGCAACGTCGAGTTCCTCATGCAGGTCCAGAAGACAACGCTTGGTGCGAAGTCGGATAACGACAAGTAG
- a CDS encoding L-threonylcarbamoyladenylate synthase: MTTTYNCTSEDQRALGLEHAQRAISEKKCVVFPTDTVYGIAADAFSPQAVTMLLASKGRSRTMPPPVLIPRINALDGLATDISADARKLAEAFWPGGLTLILHAQPSLDWDLGETKGTVALRMPADEVAQELLTLTGPLAVSSANRTGQPPAQTAAEARAQLAESVEVYLEGGFRPVEGTDAVPSTIVDATGPLLRVVRNGAVSLEQLREQVPGVLGLGEIPMAEPEEATEEVESNVESDAERAASDAPAPETSVDGPAAPVRETDG, from the coding sequence GTGACCACAACCTACAACTGCACGTCAGAGGATCAGCGCGCCCTTGGCCTGGAGCATGCCCAGCGTGCCATCAGCGAGAAGAAGTGCGTGGTGTTCCCCACAGACACGGTCTACGGCATTGCCGCCGATGCCTTTTCGCCGCAGGCCGTCACCATGCTGTTGGCCTCCAAAGGACGCAGCCGCACCATGCCGCCGCCGGTTCTGATTCCCCGAATCAATGCCCTGGACGGGCTGGCCACGGATATTTCCGCTGATGCCCGCAAACTCGCCGAGGCGTTTTGGCCGGGGGGCCTGACCCTGATCCTGCACGCCCAGCCGTCACTGGACTGGGACCTGGGCGAGACCAAGGGAACGGTGGCCTTGCGCATGCCCGCCGACGAAGTTGCCCAGGAACTCCTGACACTGACGGGTCCGCTGGCTGTGTCCTCCGCGAACCGGACCGGCCAGCCGCCGGCGCAGACCGCCGCTGAGGCACGAGCCCAGCTCGCGGAGTCCGTGGAGGTCTACCTCGAAGGCGGTTTCCGGCCGGTGGAAGGAACTGACGCCGTGCCCTCTACGATTGTGGACGCCACCGGTCCGCTCCTGCGAGTGGTGCGCAACGGCGCCGTGTCCCTGGAACAGCTGAGGGAGCAGGTTCCGGGCGTATTGGGCCTGGGCGAAATTCCGATGGCTGAGCCCGAGGAAGCAACTGAAGAAGTCGAATCAAACGTCGAATCTGACGCCGAACGTGCCGCATCTGATGCGCCTGCCCCTGAAACATCTGTCGACGGGCCGGCCGCACCGGTCCGGGAGACTGACGGGTGA
- the lysA gene encoding diaminopimelate decarboxylase, with protein sequence MPAQEISAQGKPAQDTTTASPLAPEWLAVPADLNALHEPMWAQDVQKNDAGELAIDGIAVSELKAQFGTPLFVMSETDFRARARSFKDAFDAAFADICGGVDVYYAGKSFLCTAVAAWVADEGLRLDTCSGGELAVAARAGIKGENLGLHGNNKSDAEINRALDMKLGRIVVDSLDELDRVAKIASGRGDIAKVMLRLTPGVHAHTHEFIATAHEDQKFGLSMAGDSTEQAGLSAAEEAVAAATGYASIELLGLHCHIGSQIFEPDGFELAAQKLLRFHAAMQEKYSIVMPELDLGGGYGIAYTPVDTPRPAAEIAKAMAAVVRSTCAELGITSPRISIEPGRAIVGSTTFTLYEVGTLKTVRVDAPAGDAGQENVTHPRRYVSVDGGMSDNARPVLYDADYSAILASRTSAAAPQLSRVVGKHCESGDIVVRDVYLPEDVAAGDLLAVPGTGAYCWALSSNYNYLARPGVVAVRGGSARLIVRGETEEDLLNRDMGVPND encoded by the coding sequence ATGCCGGCACAGGAAATTTCAGCTCAGGGCAAGCCAGCGCAGGACACCACCACCGCATCCCCGCTGGCACCCGAATGGCTCGCCGTTCCCGCGGACCTGAACGCGCTCCACGAACCAATGTGGGCGCAGGATGTGCAGAAGAACGACGCCGGTGAGCTCGCCATCGATGGCATCGCTGTCAGCGAGCTCAAGGCACAATTTGGCACGCCGCTCTTTGTGATGAGTGAGACCGATTTCCGGGCCCGCGCCCGCTCCTTCAAGGACGCCTTTGACGCCGCGTTTGCTGACATCTGTGGGGGAGTGGACGTCTACTACGCGGGCAAGTCCTTCCTGTGCACCGCAGTAGCTGCCTGGGTGGCGGACGAGGGACTCCGGCTGGACACCTGTTCCGGCGGCGAGCTCGCTGTAGCCGCCCGGGCCGGCATCAAGGGCGAGAACCTGGGCCTGCACGGCAACAACAAATCCGACGCCGAGATCAACCGTGCGCTGGATATGAAGCTGGGCCGCATCGTGGTGGACAGCCTCGACGAACTGGACCGTGTGGCCAAGATCGCCTCGGGTCGCGGCGACATCGCCAAGGTCATGCTGCGCCTGACGCCGGGCGTGCACGCGCACACCCATGAGTTCATCGCCACCGCCCACGAGGACCAGAAGTTCGGCCTCTCCATGGCCGGGGATTCCACCGAGCAGGCCGGGCTGTCAGCCGCGGAGGAAGCCGTGGCGGCGGCCACAGGCTACGCCAGCATCGAACTGCTGGGCCTGCACTGCCACATCGGCTCGCAGATATTCGAGCCGGACGGCTTCGAGCTCGCGGCGCAGAAGCTGCTGCGTTTCCACGCGGCCATGCAGGAAAAGTACTCCATTGTTATGCCGGAGCTGGATCTTGGCGGCGGCTACGGCATTGCCTACACCCCGGTGGACACTCCCCGCCCCGCAGCCGAGATCGCGAAGGCGATGGCCGCCGTCGTGCGTTCCACGTGTGCCGAGCTGGGGATCACGTCACCCCGGATTTCCATCGAACCCGGACGTGCGATTGTTGGCAGCACTACCTTCACGTTGTACGAGGTGGGCACCCTGAAAACCGTGCGGGTGGATGCCCCGGCCGGGGACGCAGGGCAGGAGAACGTTACGCATCCCCGCCGGTATGTGTCAGTGGACGGCGGCATGAGCGATAACGCCCGCCCGGTGCTCTACGACGCGGATTATTCGGCGATTCTGGCCTCGCGCACGTCGGCCGCGGCCCCGCAACTGTCCCGCGTGGTGGGCAAACATTGCGAGAGCGGCGACATAGTTGTTAGAGATGTATATCTGCCCGAGGACGTGGCAGCCGGTGATCTGCTTGCTGTACCGGGGACCGGCGCCTACTGCTGGGCCCTGTCAAGCAACTACAACTATCTGGCCCGGCCGGGCGTTGTCGCGGTGCGCGGCGGATCTGCCCGGCTGATTGTCCGCGGGGAAACCGAAGAAGATCTGCTTAACCGCGACATGGGAGTGCCGAATGACTGA
- the thrC gene encoding threonine synthase, protein MAHQWRGVIREYADRLPVTESTRVITLGEGGTPLVHAQKLSELTGSTVYLKVEGMNPTGSFKDRGMTMAMTAAVASGAKAVVCASTGNTSASAAAYATAAGLKCAVLVPEGKISMGKLSQAIAHGATLLQVDGNFDNCLDIARKLGESYPVFLVNSVNPARIQGQKTGAFEIVDSLGDAPDIHVLPVGNAGNITAYWKGYKEYSAPFESETAGTLPAVSTKTPQMWGFQAAGAAPFVAGHPITEPDTIATAIRIGNPASWDGAIAARDESGGFIDAVTDEQILDAHRWLSAREGVFVEPGSAAGVAGLLKKHAAGEVPAGKTIVITVTGHGLKDPQWALRTEDGSEVQPVKVSNDVVTVAAELGLEEK, encoded by the coding sequence GTGGCTCACCAATGGCGCGGCGTTATCCGCGAATACGCTGACCGGCTGCCTGTCACGGAGTCCACCCGGGTCATCACGCTGGGCGAGGGCGGCACTCCGCTGGTCCACGCGCAGAAGCTTTCCGAGCTCACGGGTTCCACCGTGTACCTGAAGGTCGAGGGGATGAACCCCACCGGTTCCTTCAAGGACCGCGGCATGACCATGGCCATGACGGCCGCTGTTGCGTCCGGTGCAAAGGCAGTCGTGTGCGCGTCCACCGGCAACACCTCAGCTTCTGCAGCGGCGTACGCCACGGCAGCGGGACTGAAATGCGCGGTGCTGGTCCCCGAAGGCAAGATCTCCATGGGCAAGCTGAGCCAGGCCATCGCGCACGGCGCCACGCTGCTCCAGGTGGACGGCAACTTCGATAACTGCCTGGACATTGCACGGAAGCTGGGGGAGTCCTACCCGGTGTTCCTGGTCAACTCCGTCAACCCGGCCCGCATCCAGGGCCAGAAGACGGGCGCGTTTGAGATTGTCGATTCGCTCGGCGATGCTCCGGACATCCACGTCCTGCCCGTCGGCAACGCCGGCAACATCACCGCGTACTGGAAGGGCTACAAGGAATACTCGGCGCCGTTCGAATCCGAAACAGCCGGTACCCTGCCCGCCGTGTCCACTAAAACCCCCCAGATGTGGGGCTTCCAGGCAGCCGGCGCGGCACCGTTCGTCGCGGGGCACCCCATCACGGAGCCGGACACCATTGCCACGGCCATCCGGATCGGCAACCCGGCATCCTGGGACGGTGCCATCGCGGCCCGCGACGAGTCCGGCGGATTCATCGATGCCGTGACTGATGAGCAGATCCTGGATGCCCACCGCTGGCTGTCCGCCCGCGAAGGCGTTTTTGTGGAGCCCGGCTCTGCCGCCGGGGTGGCCGGCCTGCTCAAGAAGCACGCCGCCGGTGAAGTTCCTGCCGGCAAGACGATCGTCATCACCGTTACCGGCCACGGCCTCAAGGACCCCCAGTGGGCCCTCCGGACCGAGGACGGCAGCGAAGTGCAGCCCGTCAAGGTCTCCAACGACGTCGTGACCGTCGCAGCTGAACTGGGACTGGAAGAAAAGTAG
- the thrB gene encoding homoserine kinase → METTSTTAVDLPVIEAGQRVTVRVPATSANLGPGYDSLGLALALHDTLTVESLETAELLFELSGEGADSLPRDASHLVVRAMEAAFFRLGYRHGGLRITATNVNPHGRGLGSSASAVVAAVSAANAMVPEAARRGRDWILQLTSEMEGHPDNVAPAIFGGLALSWQDGEQYRSTCATVVGSVVPIVAVPDFELSTEAARALLPASVGHHAAAMNSGRAALLIHALTRKPEFLHAGTEDYLHQSYRAEAMRPSAALIRALRNAGHAAVVSGAGPTVLVLADGDADAAEVLGFIESFTEANTPGIGWRVLKLAVDVEGAKVDLHRR, encoded by the coding sequence TTGGAAACCACCTCGACCACCGCCGTTGACCTGCCCGTCATCGAGGCAGGACAGCGTGTCACCGTCAGGGTCCCGGCCACCAGTGCCAATCTTGGACCGGGTTACGACAGCCTGGGCCTCGCCCTGGCGTTGCACGACACCCTGACGGTGGAAAGCCTCGAAACCGCTGAGCTCCTGTTCGAGCTCAGCGGCGAGGGGGCGGACAGCCTGCCGCGCGACGCCAGCCACCTCGTGGTCCGGGCCATGGAGGCCGCCTTTTTCCGGCTTGGTTACCGCCACGGCGGACTCAGGATCACGGCGACGAACGTCAACCCCCACGGCCGCGGCCTGGGATCATCGGCATCGGCCGTGGTGGCGGCCGTCTCGGCTGCCAACGCCATGGTGCCAGAAGCGGCGCGTCGCGGGCGGGACTGGATCCTGCAGCTGACCAGCGAGATGGAAGGCCATCCGGACAACGTCGCGCCCGCGATTTTCGGCGGACTGGCGCTGTCATGGCAGGACGGTGAGCAGTACAGGAGCACATGCGCCACCGTTGTTGGTTCGGTCGTCCCCATCGTGGCTGTCCCGGATTTTGAACTGTCCACCGAGGCCGCGCGCGCCCTGCTGCCGGCGTCTGTGGGACATCATGCCGCGGCCATGAACTCCGGCCGGGCTGCGCTGCTGATCCATGCACTGACCCGGAAGCCCGAGTTTCTGCACGCCGGCACCGAGGATTACCTTCACCAGAGCTACCGCGCCGAGGCAATGCGCCCCAGTGCGGCCCTGATCAGGGCACTGCGCAACGCCGGCCACGCGGCAGTGGTGTCGGGTGCCGGGCCTACAGTCCTGGTTCTCGCGGACGGCGACGCCGACGCCGCCGAGGTGCTTGGGTTTATTGAGTCCTTTACTGAGGCGAACACGCCGGGCATCGGCTGGCGCGTCCTGAAGCTGGCAGTGGACGTCGAAGGTGCTAAGGTGGACTTGCACCGGCGGTAA
- a CDS encoding WecB/TagA/CpsF family glycosyltransferase: protein MSLARQNIPVLGVDATPLTVDGLVVVLSGFVDDGTRRTVVGHNLHSVTLTHSNAGFRALYENSDVVLLDGAPVLWLWGRTGNAVSPLMEYRLGSTDWLPSLGRVDGLERIAVVGAGTEANAKAVTQIQGIAPAATVTGFPGEGWNDDVETAAVGWLAEHQPQLVLLGLGMPLQESVLQRRLDMLPPAIYCTVGGAIEQLAGVQKLAPRWLGRLGLEWAWRLLLHPRRVAYRVFGEPWVLLWLLARRRLRGHA, encoded by the coding sequence GTGAGCCTGGCACGCCAGAACATCCCTGTCCTCGGCGTCGATGCCACTCCGCTGACGGTGGACGGACTGGTTGTGGTGCTCTCCGGGTTTGTCGACGACGGGACCCGGCGCACCGTCGTCGGACATAACCTGCACAGCGTGACGCTGACCCATTCCAACGCAGGATTCCGCGCTCTGTACGAGAACAGCGACGTCGTGCTCCTGGACGGTGCACCGGTGCTGTGGTTGTGGGGCAGGACTGGAAACGCTGTCAGCCCGCTGATGGAGTACCGGCTGGGGTCCACCGACTGGCTGCCGTCCCTGGGTCGGGTGGACGGCCTTGAACGGATCGCCGTGGTCGGCGCCGGCACGGAGGCCAACGCCAAAGCGGTCACACAGATCCAGGGCATTGCCCCGGCCGCCACCGTGACAGGGTTCCCTGGCGAAGGCTGGAACGACGACGTCGAAACCGCCGCGGTGGGCTGGCTCGCGGAGCATCAACCCCAGCTCGTCCTGCTCGGGCTGGGCATGCCCCTCCAGGAATCAGTGCTGCAGCGCCGCCTGGATATGCTCCCGCCGGCCATCTACTGCACGGTGGGCGGCGCCATCGAGCAGCTGGCGGGCGTGCAAAAACTGGCACCGCGCTGGCTGGGAAGGCTCGGGCTGGAGTGGGCGTGGCGCCTACTGCTGCATCCGCGCCGGGTTGCGTACCGCGTTTTCGGCGAGCCGTGGGTACTCCTGTGGCTCCTGGCCCGCCGACGCCTCCGGGGCCACGCCTAG
- the prmC gene encoding peptide chain release factor N(5)-glutamine methyltransferase codes for MTLGSEQSLAAAVSEATAILQDAGVPSPRIDAELLAEHLLGVGLGRLRAMMLGDTKAPDGYAGLVAERAQRIPLQHITGVAHFRYLELAVGPGVFIPRPETESVVQLVIDHVQGMVHPRIVDLGTGSGAIAGSIAHEVPGAEVHAVEYSPFAHAWAARNLAPLGVKLILGDLRDALPELNGTFDVVISNPPYIPAEAIPNEPEVALHDPPEALYGGGADGMELPTAAAASAARLLVRGGYFVMEHAEVQAGWIAGMMQRTGVWSEITTHLDLNGKERATSAVLAGPHHE; via the coding sequence ATGACACTCGGGTCGGAGCAGTCCCTCGCGGCTGCCGTTAGCGAGGCCACGGCGATCCTCCAGGATGCCGGGGTCCCCAGCCCCCGCATCGACGCGGAACTTCTGGCGGAGCATCTGCTCGGCGTAGGGCTCGGCAGGCTGCGGGCGATGATGCTGGGGGACACTAAGGCGCCCGATGGCTATGCCGGGCTTGTTGCTGAACGGGCCCAGCGGATCCCGCTGCAGCACATCACCGGCGTGGCTCACTTCCGGTATCTGGAGCTTGCGGTCGGGCCCGGCGTTTTTATACCCCGGCCGGAAACAGAGTCCGTGGTGCAGTTGGTCATCGACCACGTCCAGGGCATGGTGCACCCGCGGATTGTCGATCTGGGCACGGGCTCGGGCGCGATTGCCGGCTCCATCGCCCACGAAGTGCCCGGCGCCGAAGTCCACGCCGTGGAGTACAGCCCGTTCGCGCACGCGTGGGCAGCCAGGAACCTGGCGCCGTTGGGCGTCAAGCTGATCCTGGGGGACCTCCGCGACGCGCTGCCGGAACTTAACGGAACCTTCGACGTCGTAATCTCCAACCCGCCCTATATTCCCGCCGAAGCCATCCCGAATGAACCCGAAGTTGCCCTGCACGATCCTCCCGAAGCCCTGTACGGCGGGGGAGCGGACGGCATGGAGCTTCCGACGGCGGCGGCCGCCTCGGCTGCCCGGCTGCTGGTTCGCGGCGGCTACTTCGTAATGGAACACGCGGAAGTCCAGGCCGGCTGGATCGCCGGCATGATGCAGCGGACGGGTGTCTGGTCGGAGATCACCACGCACTTGGACCTCAACGGCAAAGAACGCGCCACCAGCGCTGTCCTTGCCGGTCCGCACCACGAGTGA